A single Vigna radiata var. radiata cultivar VC1973A chromosome 8, Vradiata_ver6, whole genome shotgun sequence DNA region contains:
- the LOC106771657 gene encoding RNA-binding protein 33, producing MADSRRARRQPSRLQSHAPSSLQINRSVQWNVAIPLLSPLASSPPPPPPPPQKDEPPQQQRPPEKIVFKKWQHPAAPFCYEPPSVVTPFVNV from the coding sequence ATGGCCGACTCTCGCCGCGCCCGCCGCCAGCCCAGCCGCCTGCAGTCTCACGCTCCCTCATCGCTTCAGATAAACCGCTCCGTCCAGTGGAACGTGGCGATCCCGCTGCTCTCCCCGCTGGCTTCGTCGCCGCCGCCGCCCCCTCCTCCGCCGCAGAAGGATGAGCCTCCGCAGCAGCAGCGGCCGCCAGAGAAAATAGTCTTCAAAAAGTGGCAGCACCCCGCAGCTCCGTTCTGCTACGAACCACCCTCGGTGGTTACACCCTTCGTTAACgtgtaa